Within the Salvelinus sp. IW2-2015 linkage group LG19, ASM291031v2, whole genome shotgun sequence genome, the region TTGAGGAGAAGTGACATACAACCTTAGCAGAGATATTATAAAATTAGACATAAGGTGAGGAGGAGCAGTTTGATCTGTCTGCCTACCTCTTCAGTGGGTCTAGGAGCAACTGCTGGCATTTCAGTTCCTTCCTTCCTATCTCTCTGGATAAGATTGCTTTTGAcctgacaaagacacacacagtcactcactgttCTGGTCCTGTCTTTTTGTGGGAGTTGGAGAGAAGCAAAGACTGGTGGGAATATGTGTGTCGTATAAATTATGTAACAAActcagtttttaaaaatgttttttatgtttatgttGCCATATTAAAAATATACTCCATCAAAGGTAAGTAATAGTATATATTCAGCATTGAGATTCCATTTTGTAGAATTGAAGAGTACTGAAAGACATTCTACTAAAATGCTTACATCTTTGGCATTGGAATGTTTATCAGATGACGTTAGTTTGTCCCTTGATCTTGATGTGTCTTCAGTCCTCTCCTTATCCTGCGATTGAAGAAGGAATGTTATCAATCCCATCATCAATACCATTACTTGAAGCATAAAGAAGAGTGAAAGCCTACTTGGTCATACAGTCTAGTAATTTTGATACAGTAATGGATTACCTGAGTTGAGGAGTTAAATGGATTCCTGAACAACTTCCCCATTATGCCACCCTAAAACAAAAGAAGATTGAATAGCCATAAAACAGgcaaagatcgaatcgtactacaccggctccgacgctcgtcggatgtggcagggcttgcaaaccattacagactacaaagggaagcacagctgccctttcccacctggacaaaaggaacacctatgtgagaatgctattcattgactacatctcagcgttcaacactatagtgcccccaaagctcatcaataagctaaggaccctgggactaaacacctccctctgcaactggatcctggacatcctgacagacagcccccaggtggtaagggtcggtaacaacacatccgccacgctgatcctcaacacaggggcccctcaggggtgcgtgctcagtcccctcctgtactccctgttcactcatgactgaatgcccaggcacgactccaacaccatctgcatcctttgactctctatgtcccctatcctccaggccggctcggtcctcccctcctgctccgtggctcgacgactcattgcgagctcacagaacagggctccgggcagccgagcggaaatggaggaaaactcgcctccctgcggacctggcatcctttcactccctcctctctacattctcctcttctgtctctgctgctaaagccaatttctattCACTGTCTATGACTGACCTGTTCGCATAGCGATGTTGGCTCGTAAGCCCTAGGTAAGTGCTCTTCTTGCCAACTGTTCTGCCTCGCTCCTAGGAAGTGCCACTTCCCTGCCATCCTGATTCCTCCTCCCCTccgttccccctcctctcttctgtgaTTGGATTCCGTGCAAACATTGTTtgtgaaaagaaggtcgacgacatccgatcctcgtttgctaagtcaaacgacaccgcggtttctgctcacactgcctacctgtggcttttgacctctttctccgcctctctctcagatgaaatctcgcgtcttgtgacggccggccgcccaacaacctgccctgttgaccctatccctcctctctttctccagaccatttccggagaccttctcccttactcctcgctcatcaactcatccttgaccgctggctacgtcccttccgtcttcaagagagcgagagttgcaccccttctgaaaaaacctacactcgatccctccgatgtcaacaactacagaccagtatcccttctttctttcctctccaaaatcttgaacgtgcgtccttggccagctctcctgctatcttctTCAGAATGacctcttgatccaaatcagtcaggtttcaagactagtcattcaactgagagctgctcttctctgtgtcacggaggcgctccgcactgctaaagctaactctctctcctctgctctcatccttctagacctatcggctgcctttgatactgtgaaccatcagatcctcctctccaccctctccgagctgggcatctccggcgcggcccacgcttggatctgcgtcctacctgacaggtcgctcctaaccaggtggcgtggcgagaatctgtctccgcaccacgtgctctcaccactggtgtccccagggtctgttctaggcctcgtcctattctcgctatacaccaagtcacttggctctgtcatatcctcacatggtcttctctatcattgctatgcagacgacacacatattaatcttctcctttcccccctctgataaccaggtggtgaatcgcatctctgcatgtctggcagacatatcagtgtggatgacggatcacctcaagctgaacctcggcaagacggagctgcttctCTGCCTcgcgggaaggactgcccgttccatgattctcgccatcacggttgacaactccattgtgtcctcatcccagagtgctaagaaccttgggcgtgatcctggacaacacctgtcgttctcaactaacatcaaggcggtgacccgttcctgtaggttcatgctctacaaacattcgcagagtacgacctgcctcacgcagaagcggcgcaggtcctaatccaggcacttgtcatctcccgtctggattactgcaactcgctgttggctgggctccctgcctgtgccattaaacccctacaactcatccagaacgccgcagcccgtctggtgttcaactttcccaagtttctctcacgtcaccgccgctcctccctcctctcactggcttccagttgaagctcgcatccgttacaagaccatggtgcttgcctacggatgtgaggggaacggcacctccgtacctttcaggctctgatcagccctacacccaaacaagggcactgcgttcatccacctctggcctgctcgcctcctacctctgaggaagtacagttccgcgctcagcccagtcaaaactgttcgctgctctctggcaccccaatggtggacaaactccctcacgacgccaggtagcggagtcaatcaccaccttcggagacaccctgaaaccccacctctttaaggaatacctaggataggataaagtaatccttctaacccccccccccttgaaatAGAGTTACATGCActaattgtaaagtggttgttccactggatatcataaggtgaatgcaccaatttgtaagtcgctctggataagagcgtctgctaaatgacttaaatgtaaatgtaaatgtaaattaagtttgccgatgacacaacagtggcaggccagatcaccgacaacgacgcaacagcctatagggaggaggtcagagacgtgGGCGTATGGTGCCagtggaccgagcacgcccccattctcatcgacagggctgtagtggagcaggttgagagcttcaagttccttggtgtccacatccccaacaaactaacatggtccaagcacaccaagacagtcgtgaagagggcacgacaaaacctattccccctcaggagactgaaaagatttggcatgggtcctcagatcctcaaaaggttctacagctgcaccatcgagggcatcctgactggttgcatcactgcctagtacggaaattgctcggcctctgaccgtaaggcactacagagggtagtgtgtacggcccagtacattactggggcaaagcttcctgccttccaggacctctataacaggtggtgtcagaggaaggccctaaaaattgtcaagactccagccaccctagtcatagactgttctctctgctacagcatggcACGCTgtcccggagcgccaagtctaggtccaagaggcttctaaacagcttctacccccaagccataagactcctgaacatctaatcaaatggatacccagactatttgcattgaccccctctccccctcttttacaccgctgctactctctattgttatcatctatgcatagtcactttaataactctaccgacatgtacatattacctcaactaaccggtgcccccgcacattgactctgtaccggtatccccctgtatatagtctcgctattgttattttactgttgctctttaattacttgttacttttatttcttcttcttaagcgtatttttttaaactgcattgttgagagATCATTGTTTGTAGAAAGTTCGTCCTGACACACGCAGAGAGAGAACAAGTACCTTAGACTTGACCTGAACACCAAGGTTGttatatgaaaaataaatactAAGTACGTTTTGAGGACTGAAGTTCCCAATTGAAGAATAAAGAGTACCAAAAATAGTACAAAAATAAACCCCATCAAAATCCTCACCTGCTTGGCTTCAAAGTGTTTGTCAGAAAAGGTGAGTTTCTCCCTAGAGTCTGATAGGTCTTCATCCCTTTCCTTATCCTGCAATAAAGTATAAAATGTCATCACTCATCAACATCAAAAGCATCTAGAGAAGTtaaagcctactggatgatatTGTTTAGTTGTCCTTTTCATAtagtagggtgtccaatcaaaaatgtatattttgaccaatgtgtagataatcctctaaGAAAATCAATGGTTCAAACCTCATGTCGTTATCATAATTCATTCaaaagttattggagtttttacccttgtaggatggccaaaATTAGGGTGACTAACTCAATGGAGGACAGAAAAAAACAGGTCAAAAATAAGGAACCTTTCACAGCTTTATGTCAGCTAAAGTTAAAACCCCAAAGCAATTTTTgtaattttctttttaaataaaaagtattcggaaagtattcagaccccttcactttttcccataacgacaaagcaaaaacaggtttttagaaatatttgtaacatttattaaaatttttaaacagaaatatgtgatagttcagttaaattatttttcataaatttgctaaaattgataaaaaactgtttttgcttcgtcattatggggtattgtctgaagattgatgaaaataatattttatcaaggctgtaatgaaacaaaatttggaaaaattgaaggggtctgaaaagTTTCAGAATGCactatgtctaataaatcactgtatgtgtttatttaatgaaaataattccaaaatatatttgcaatattttatttccctgagcctcctttggCCCTAGAAATGCTCAGTTTTGATCGTGTGGGCGTCAGGAAACAAATTTGAAGATATTTACATGCACAGCCCTGATAGGATGGTCTAGAGCCACCCCCTTACccagatgaacagtcattggtTTATTATAATCCAATCACATTACTTTCCAGTTAAACTCGTAATCTGTCTTCTTGAATccgcaggacataaaacaatatagagatAAAATGGATATCAATTTTGAGAGATGACATGtggtattttcatattttagtatacgcTTTTCATTGTAATGCAAAATTAATATGAAAagcttctcacaaaaacaagtgtatctcagtgaaatgtcaacggagcactgagcATACACCAAGCGTTTTATTTTCAAatgcttttacatttaattcagctagTGACACGCTAATTTAGCTATTTGTGACCTGCTGAAAAATTTgaagacaaccaccacaacatGTAATATCCTCAAAAGTTGTTGTGAGAAAGCTGCACTGCTCTGTCAACAGAGCTCGGTGCTTATTATCTGATGTATTACATTACGAAATCCGAATTTGTTGATATAATGTTAATCAAATGTTAATGAAAGACCCCAATGAAtgattcagaacatgaataatcatatttgtcttggtaaaatatattttataacataaggaagtaAAATTTCATCAAAGCTCGTTTTCACCGACTCTGGATAGAGGGGGTGGACACCCTACATATAGTAATGGACTAACTGAGTCAAATAATTATACAGAGAATTAGTACAGGTACAAGCAAATAGTATAAATCAACGTTAAGCAGAAATCATAAAAGTAAAATGAGGACTATGCTAAGTTTATGAGTAAGACTCGCCTTTGAGGTCTTTTCCGAGAGACTGTCAGTGCTGGCTGAGAGATCACTGTGAGTAGATAGGTCATCCAGATTACCCTAAAAGACACAGATGACAATATGCATTTTAGATTTATCTGTGACTATCAATGTTGCCATGTGAAAAACTACTATTCCGTTACAAGGTTGTTTACTGTTTCTGTTAGGTAAACTATACCTCTGAAGAGACATCACACTCACCTGAGAATGTGTCCTATCCCCCAGGGACTTGGGGGATTTTCTAAACATTCCACTGAACACTCCTCCCTTCTCCTGTAAAATAAGGGCAGGTCAGTGGTGATCCTACTGTATGCCATTGGAAATAGTCAAATGAGGAATCTGTTAACTGAAGACTAACCTTAGTGTTGATGTTGACAACGAGACTGTCATTGCTGCCTCGCCTGGATGAAAGCTCACTGTCTGTTGACAAATGATCCTGAGACACAGTAAACAGTACATGTGTTCTAAAAATACATATACTTGTggtataaaaacatttttcataAAATATCCTCCAATTACTGAAACATCAGTTaggaaaatatacactgagtgtacaaaacattaaggacacctttccatgacacagactgaccaggtgaatccaggtgaaagctatgatcccttattgatgtcacttgttaaatccacttcaaatcagtgtagatgaaggggaggagacaggttaaagaaggatttttaagccttgagacatggacaCACACCTGAGCATGTGTTACATCTTGGGAGGGCTTGGGAGACTTCTTTAAAATTCCTTTGAACatccctcctttctcctgaaaAAGAAGTAGGAGGCAAGTTGATAATTTTGCCCATTGATCAATGAGCAGTGATGAAAGTCTCCCCCAGCCTCATACATACCTTAGTGTTGTTGTCAAGGCTGACATTGTTGGCTGAGAGCTCAGTGTTTACAGACAAATGATCCTATCAATAGGATGTATGTTACGTCAATACAGTCAGACTTCATCAAATCAAGATGTAGATACATTGTAATAGTTTAATATATTGACATCATTATCACCTGCACAGGTACTGAGTGTTCTGCTGGTTTAGAGGATcttttgaacatcccactgaaTTTTCCTCCTTTTTCCTGGGAAAGAGTGGGGTAAGAGTAGAAATCAATGACTATATAtaatgaatggacaaagccatcgatcacgtgacaccattcattcctatttGAAGACTCATTGGCTGCAGTCCAAACAAGTTAATTTTACCCCCTCAGCCATCGCCCTAGCCACTTTCCCTCGGGGGATCCCTGtcgaaactggatgcagtttgatTGCCAACTTAATTAAGTGGAGGTCCAATTCACAAACGTCGCCCCCTCGGCCCTCGAGTTAGCGAGTGAAGAACTTTGATAACTTGTGGGGTTGATATAACCCACAGTTTAATGCAAACTGTAGTCACGTGTCAAACTCTGGTGGCCACGAAATGTCAAATTTAATCAACACGGCTGCATTTTCAGCATGTGAGACATAATTATGACACTAGCTTGCTAAAGAAAATATATAGATGACATTGATTTTAGAGTTGGAAAATGAGAATGACACTCAAATAGGCTTAGTCTCATAAGAAGGAGCCTACACAACATAGCTAGCTTCATAAACATATTTTGTgtaattctgaaatgtattggaataaatgaccaaaactataaaactagctagctagctatgggtAACTGTAGCTACCTAGATGACAGGAGTGATAGCTAGCTACGTTAATAGCTTTAGGTTGCCTCTCCGATTATCACTCTCCCTCGCTTGAGCAAGGGACATTTGAAGTACACTCGGATATGACGATGAAAAACGTCATTCAAGGGCCGAGGGCTGTCTACTTTGCGTTTGGACTGCAGCCAATAGCGCATTGAAGACTAATTAAATTGGTTAAGATTGTCCTACATAACATGCTTCGTTTGAGCTAcaccaggaagtgacgttgcaggctagttCAGTGTTGCCCCGTCTCATTGaataactcaagttgaaggccgactgAGGTACTGCAGgttgccattagcaactaaattatccttataactTCATCTGTGTGCAATTTTTAAAGAATCTGTTCAAgaacatacatctggtgtattacaagaaactattggaaccatGATTGTCTTTGACTATATTGTAacaaccctgggtttataagcgtggAAATCGATTATGCCACGCGAGCATGCTTTTgcagcacagtcgatagcgcgccggacttcgggctagaaggtcgagggttcgagacctgctccctgctgtttcattacaatatatatatatatatatatatatatatatattttttttttacacgaaGATTGACCACAAAGATTGcaatttttccattcactataatgggggatcctgttttccaCTAACGATACCTGCAGTACCGCTCAGCCTTCAACAACCGTAACTTCAAAGACAGGGTCAGTAGTTCTCCCCtggtataaatatatattgtgtcaCCATTTTTTAggaaatcatgatgaaagtggacATTTTGGGCcatttttagacctatacatgcttcctgtaagaccctatgatctgtgaaccgtacatgatacagacaacatcttggtgtcattatactccttatagtgggctctaacatatggagtatgtcctgattcagaattttttttcacattcatttattcaacattcaAAATATTAATATTTCAAATGTACAACTTTTTTTGTGTTAATTTCAAGACactgtttggaacaatatactctacaagtacatcaAATGTCCAGAGTTGGCTCTAGGCTAATTTTGAAGgtatgatacattttatgagcaccaccaacacagtgaatgggaaaatggattcaaagggaaCTCCTTCTGCTGGTGATTggctgaatgtgcaatcctaattgagggctgtgattggttaatgacttatagggctctattttaacaaaccaaacgcaatggtaaatctaagcacTGGTGGTAGCGCTATAGGTccgggtgtgtcagaaatatttttgctaatttCACATCCATTATTATGAGCGCAATAGCTGGCGGTGGTGCAAAAgcgctgggttttgatgaataaacaagttgtaggTGTGAGGAGGACTtggccactcactggccaatcaaggCTTTCCATGGCTTAATAATGCATGTTTTTGTCTCAAGTTCTGTAGGTTATTGACAGTCTTtgcattgtcatcaactccaatttggCTGGGGGCACGGAATATTCTCATCCTAGTCCATTGTGGATTGATACTACGCTCTATTAAATTGCTTAGGCTACAGTAAAGAGTGATAGCAAAAGCAAAAGAAAACATGTAGTGTTTGCTCAATATGTTTGAAGTGTTGATAGTCAACAGTGttgtaattgttttttttgtgttgtaaTTGTTTTTTCAAGTTAAAcggaaaacaagcaattgttacaggaaaataacttcaaTGTTTCCAAATACCAGTGTCACCAGATTATCTCATATCTTGTTCCATGATGGGCATATAGTCTACATCAGGAGTGTCAAACtaattccatggagggcctagtgtctgtgggtttttggCTTTTCcattcaattaagccctagacaatgaggtgaggggagttccttaatatttagtgaccttaattcatcaatcaagtacaagggaggagcgaaaacccgcagacacttggGACCTTGGTGGAACGAGTTTGACACTTGTGGCCGACATGGAAgtttttacgcacatccaaaataaaaacagaagctGGCTACAATAACGTAATAGCCTACATAGATAAAAAGGGGATGTTTGGCTGCTGCCGAACTTgatcttttaataaagctttggtaaTTAAGATTTACTTCAAAGCGGTATCATGGGCTAAACACTTTATGGTCTACAGTTTTGACTACTTGGCAAATGGATTGGGCTTGACCAAAAAAAACTgccttcattgagaggaggggaAGCTACGCTTGGTTTTTaatgaaatg harbors:
- the LOC111979307 gene encoding TRAF3-interacting protein 1; this encodes MADLECEGEVMEKGGKFSGMFKRSSKPAEHSVPVQDHLSVNTELSANNVSLDNNTKEKGGMFKGILKKSPKPSQDVTHAQDHLSTDSELSSRRGSNDSLVVNINTKEKGGVFSGMFRKSPKSLGDRTHSQGNLDDLSTHSDLSASTDSLSEKTSKDKERDEDLSDSREKLTFSDKHFEAKQGGIMGKLFRNPFNSSTQDKERTEDTSRSRDKLTSSDKHSNAKDVKSNLIQRDRKEGTEMPAVAPRPTEEELKGTDLHDRLKKREMGDNQLIQANRNMIPRERTGKTAGTPEVPPRLTEEDQSDGPKEGESLLTGEKEGEDKDGEAKMKKPRRHNPFMPRGAGGKGKAMPKKVETQPGATGSDSKENDGGNKSLFDQLEEFRVNPAEPEEQQDMDGLMDWWGTVEQWEDMPQDDDLTEKEEAK